In one window of Sandaracinaceae bacterium DNA:
- a CDS encoding SNF2-related protein codes for MTDGRGSDDAEASGDEGGSGDEQSGSDESPRPRRRRSRSKRDEAAAKGDDGAEAGASDDDASDDDAGADGARERSKRRSSKRTRGSDGDARKTRGSDGDARKTRGSDGDARKTRGNAAGNEAGKADGYEKSAAASDDASDAPRKPDPARISQHLSKFSDRAIQRVTGGNAFLRGRLYARRGHVHDIDTHGSNAKCRVQVKQDTYYEPKLTLTPEEQWVSDCNCPGFRGPTAHCKHVAALMVAIRDRERPPKPKQQQQPQESKKSKEKNAGKQEVQAHTPQTVSVGGKRSRRRRRRRGGGSGAETNVEVLSARELGIGSQDPRGSLDAWMPPDEQIKTYDLEFRMQVRSASITITPVLAGTRSAVPIADVLGGFNLIPSDLRPLLRALARHTTRGAPATAEIRGEDAAEVLDMLEQRRVLLEPASMELRFMDEPLRPKIELDTANAKAVRIRVIFESSSRRFPLSNGHWFEGTPGWHIDPTDGTARPVADSVTPAWLQRLYRSPALVHPTSDLPRLLTDFIPRVASSLGAELPDLSTVADLVDAMPEIRLDTNGDIVGARAKLVVNYDDNEFPVPPQGFPSPLEFLPPERGQSRPRVVRRDVGAEMAAVQRLLNLGFEPDEAKEGLVATGDDAVDFWTHGIAELPDEWDKRVPDDLAKVTVRKTSVTPQMRVSSGVDWLSLEMTFSTAGVAVDTDELRACLEHGRNLVKLSDGSYAPVKEEDVAEILERMAEIYAGTGADPSKLPLSQAGRVQDLMKLVGDAKISAGAKELFGKLGNVDQIPAIAKPRNLKVKKFRDYQKRGFSWLVFLHDLGTGGILADDMGLGKTLQTIALLLWVKNKQKKRKLNLVIAPTSVVPNWEREIQKFAPALRTVVWQGADRHDKRFELDDADIMITSYALLRRDEELLHALDLRYVVLDEAQHIKNPMSATARAAKALPSERRLALTGTPIENRLSEIWSIIDFVSPGLLGTLKSFEERYSRPIERGDMETAQKLRTIIHPLVMRRTKIEVAPELPEKIEQEIVVPMADEQSKLYKQMLKEVRDSVMSAVQKQGVAKAQIQILAALTRMRQVACDPRLTKLSGEWSDETSGKLQALEEIVQEAVAGGHRLLIFSQFVTMLGHIREMLDGLGVKYEYLDGSTKDRQDRVDRFNEDESYNAFLISLKAGGTGLNLTGADTVVHFDPWWNPAVEDQATDRAHRIGQTRVVTVYKLIARDSVEEKILKLSAKKRELVSNVLTTESTPLKGLTKADIDDLFS; via the coding sequence GTGACCGACGGGCGCGGCTCCGACGACGCCGAGGCGTCGGGTGACGAGGGCGGATCGGGGGACGAGCAGAGCGGCTCCGACGAGAGCCCGCGCCCGCGCCGACGCCGCAGCCGAAGCAAGCGCGACGAGGCGGCTGCCAAGGGCGACGACGGGGCCGAGGCGGGCGCGAGCGATGACGACGCGAGCGACGACGACGCGGGAGCCGATGGAGCGCGGGAGCGCTCGAAGCGTCGCAGCTCCAAGCGCACGCGCGGCTCCGACGGCGACGCGCGCAAGACGCGCGGCTCCGACGGCGACGCGCGCAAGACGCGCGGCTCTGACGGCGACGCGCGCAAGACGCGCGGCAATGCGGCTGGCAACGAGGCTGGCAAGGCGGACGGCTACGAGAAGAGCGCGGCCGCGAGCGACGACGCGTCCGACGCGCCCCGCAAGCCCGATCCGGCGCGCATCTCGCAGCACCTCTCGAAGTTCTCCGACCGCGCCATCCAGCGCGTGACCGGGGGCAACGCGTTCCTGCGCGGGCGCCTCTACGCGCGCCGCGGCCACGTCCACGACATCGACACGCATGGCAGCAACGCCAAGTGTCGCGTGCAGGTCAAGCAGGACACGTACTACGAGCCGAAGCTCACGCTGACTCCCGAAGAGCAGTGGGTGAGCGACTGCAACTGCCCCGGCTTCCGCGGCCCCACCGCGCACTGCAAGCACGTCGCCGCGCTCATGGTCGCCATCCGCGATCGCGAGCGCCCGCCGAAGCCCAAGCAGCAGCAGCAGCCGCAGGAGAGCAAGAAGTCCAAGGAGAAGAACGCCGGCAAGCAGGAGGTGCAGGCGCACACGCCGCAGACCGTCTCGGTCGGGGGCAAGCGCAGCCGCCGCCGTCGCCGTCGCCGTGGCGGTGGGAGCGGCGCCGAGACCAACGTCGAGGTGCTCAGCGCCCGCGAGCTCGGGATCGGCAGCCAGGATCCGCGCGGCTCGCTCGACGCGTGGATGCCGCCCGACGAGCAGATCAAGACCTACGACCTCGAGTTCCGCATGCAGGTGCGCTCGGCGTCGATCACGATCACGCCCGTCCTCGCCGGCACCCGCTCGGCCGTGCCGATCGCCGACGTGCTCGGCGGCTTCAACCTGATCCCCTCGGATCTGCGGCCCTTGCTGCGCGCGCTCGCCCGTCACACGACCCGCGGCGCGCCCGCCACGGCGGAGATCCGGGGCGAGGACGCGGCCGAGGTGCTCGACATGCTCGAGCAGCGTCGCGTCCTGCTCGAGCCCGCGTCGATGGAGCTGCGCTTCATGGACGAGCCGCTCCGGCCGAAGATCGAGCTCGACACCGCGAACGCGAAGGCGGTCCGGATCCGGGTGATCTTCGAGTCGTCGAGCCGACGCTTCCCGCTCTCGAACGGGCACTGGTTCGAGGGCACGCCCGGCTGGCACATCGATCCGACCGACGGGACCGCGCGTCCCGTGGCCGACTCGGTGACCCCCGCCTGGCTGCAGCGCCTCTACCGCTCGCCCGCGCTGGTCCACCCGACCTCGGACCTGCCGCGCCTGCTCACCGACTTCATCCCGCGGGTCGCCTCGTCCCTCGGGGCCGAGCTCCCGGATCTCTCGACGGTGGCCGACCTGGTCGACGCGATGCCCGAGATCCGGCTCGACACGAACGGCGACATCGTCGGCGCGCGGGCCAAGCTCGTCGTGAACTACGACGACAACGAGTTCCCGGTCCCGCCGCAGGGCTTCCCGTCGCCGCTCGAGTTCTTGCCGCCCGAACGCGGTCAGAGCCGCCCGCGCGTGGTGCGCCGCGACGTCGGCGCCGAGATGGCCGCGGTGCAGCGGCTGCTGAACCTCGGCTTCGAGCCGGACGAGGCCAAGGAGGGCCTGGTCGCGACCGGGGACGACGCGGTCGACTTCTGGACGCACGGCATCGCCGAGCTGCCCGACGAGTGGGACAAGCGCGTGCCGGACGACCTCGCGAAGGTCACCGTGCGCAAGACCAGCGTCACGCCGCAGATGCGCGTCTCGAGCGGGGTCGACTGGCTCAGCCTCGAGATGACGTTCAGCACCGCGGGCGTCGCGGTGGACACCGACGAGCTGCGCGCCTGCCTCGAGCACGGACGCAACCTCGTGAAGCTCAGCGACGGCAGCTACGCCCCGGTCAAGGAAGAGGACGTCGCCGAGATCCTCGAGCGCATGGCCGAGATCTACGCCGGCACGGGCGCCGACCCGTCCAAGCTGCCGCTGTCGCAGGCCGGGCGCGTGCAGGACCTGATGAAGCTCGTCGGCGACGCGAAGATCAGCGCGGGCGCCAAGGAGCTCTTCGGCAAGCTCGGGAACGTCGACCAGATCCCGGCGATCGCGAAGCCGCGCAACCTCAAGGTGAAGAAGTTCCGCGACTACCAGAAGCGCGGCTTCTCGTGGCTCGTCTTCCTCCACGACCTGGGCACGGGCGGCATCCTCGCCGACGACATGGGCCTCGGAAAGACGCTGCAGACCATCGCGCTGCTGCTCTGGGTCAAGAACAAGCAGAAGAAGCGCAAGCTCAACCTCGTCATCGCGCCGACCTCCGTCGTGCCCAACTGGGAGCGCGAGATCCAGAAGTTCGCGCCCGCGCTGCGGACCGTCGTCTGGCAGGGCGCCGATCGGCACGACAAGCGGTTCGAGCTCGACGACGCCGACATCATGATCACCAGCTACGCGCTCTTGCGTCGCGACGAGGAGCTGCTGCACGCGCTCGACCTCCGCTACGTCGTGCTCGACGAGGCGCAGCACATCAAGAACCCGATGAGCGCGACCGCGCGGGCGGCCAAGGCGCTCCCGAGCGAGCGTCGGCTCGCGCTGACCGGCACGCCGATCGAGAACCGTCTGAGCGAGATCTGGTCGATCATCGACTTCGTCTCCCCCGGCCTGCTCGGCACGCTCAAGTCGTTCGAGGAGCGCTACTCGCGCCCCATCGAGCGAGGCGACATGGAGACCGCGCAGAAGCTCCGCACCATCATCCACCCGCTGGTGATGCGTCGGACCAAGATCGAGGTCGCGCCGGAGCTGCCCGAGAAGATCGAGCAGGAGATCGTCGTCCCGATGGCCGACGAGCAGAGCAAGCTCTACAAGCAGATGCTCAAGGAGGTCCGGGACAGCGTCATGAGCGCCGTGCAGAAGCAGGGCGTGGCCAAGGCGCAGATCCAGATCCTCGCCGCGCTGACCCGCATGCGACAGGTGGCCTGCGATCCGCGGCTGACCAAGCTGAGCGGCGAGTGGAGCGACGAGACGAGCGGCAAGCTCCAGGCGCTCGAGGAGATCGTGCAAGAGGCGGTCGCGGGCGGTCACCGGCTGCTGATCTTCAGCCAGTTCGTGACCATGCTCGGGCACATCCGCGAGATGCTCGACGGGCTCGGCGTGAAGTACGAGTACCTCGACGGCTCCACCAAGGACCGCCAGGACCGCGTCGATCGCTTCAACGAGGACGAGAGCTACAACGCCTTCCTCATCTCGCTGAAGGCGGGCGGCACGGGCCTCAACCTCACGGGCGCCGACACGGTCGTGCACTTCGATCCGTGGTGGAACCCGGCGGTCGAGGATCAGGCGACGGACCGCGCGCACCGCATCGGGCAGACGCGGGTGGTCACGGTCTACAAGCTCATCGCGCGCGACTCGGTGGAGGAGAAGATCCTCAAGCTGAGCGCGAAGAAGCGCGAGCTGGTGAGCAACGTGCTGACCACGGAGTCGACACCGCTCAAGGGCCTGACCAAGGCCGACATCGACGACCTCTTCTCCTGA
- a CDS encoding AraC family transcriptional regulator, whose protein sequence is MEHERETKRDGAVFVMHDTVARYDSHAEASHTEHGLTYLMDGWLRMEHGGPVEAVAGTFTVVPAGVPHRPLEGRDMDYWLVGFCATCLGLDESQPLMSPFRRVRRGALPVLTVAKSRRRRVVRLYRELREEQARGAPESPELVRSLVLLLLGEARRAMPAMPGDAPRAAAGSLVADALEAIQRRCLEPISLRDVAAEVHRSAAHVASTVKNETGYSVGEWIAAGRVAEAAARLAHTDDPLDAIAEHVGWRDKTHFIRQFKKAYGVTPAAWRRAQRAAHER, encoded by the coding sequence ATGGAACACGAGCGAGAGACGAAGCGCGACGGCGCGGTCTTCGTGATGCACGACACGGTCGCGCGCTACGACTCGCACGCGGAGGCGTCGCACACCGAGCACGGGCTGACCTACCTGATGGACGGCTGGCTCCGCATGGAGCACGGCGGCCCCGTCGAGGCGGTGGCCGGGACGTTCACGGTCGTGCCGGCCGGGGTTCCGCACCGCCCGCTGGAGGGGCGAGACATGGACTACTGGCTCGTCGGCTTCTGCGCGACGTGTCTGGGGCTCGACGAGAGCCAGCCGCTGATGAGCCCGTTTCGCCGCGTGCGGCGGGGCGCCCTCCCGGTCCTCACGGTGGCGAAGTCCCGACGTCGCAGGGTCGTGCGGCTGTACCGCGAGCTGCGCGAGGAGCAGGCGCGTGGGGCGCCAGAGAGCCCGGAGCTCGTGCGCAGCCTCGTGCTCTTGCTGCTCGGCGAGGCGCGCCGCGCCATGCCCGCGATGCCGGGCGACGCGCCGCGCGCCGCCGCGGGATCGCTCGTCGCCGACGCGCTCGAGGCGATCCAGCGACGCTGCCTCGAGCCGATCTCGCTGCGGGACGTCGCCGCCGAGGTGCACCGCTCGGCCGCGCACGTCGCCTCCACGGTGAAGAACGAGACCGGCTATTCGGTCGGGGAGTGGATCGCGGCCGGGCGGGTCGCGGAGGCGGCGGCGCGCCTCGCGCACACCGACGATCCGCTCGACGCCATCGCGGAGCACGTCGGCTGGCGCGACAAGACCCACTTCATCCGGCAGTTCAAGAAGGCCTACGGCGTGACGCCCGCGGCGTGGCGGCGCGCGCAGCGCGCGGCGCACGAGCGCTGA
- a CDS encoding alpha/beta hydrolase yields MRGSERFHGWLYLPRRTRGALLLVPGLHYLGPADARLDRFLAILADAGILAFCPFLPEFRRLRVGPSLVPDTGVAWETFLALPELPRGLRPGAFSISFGSMPAVHLAAREDGPAALTLFGGYASFEDTIRFSLAGEDGQAYDPTNRPVVFLNALGALDGEPDDAEPLRRAWITYVRRTWGRPALKDGGWRGVAEEIARALPDDARPLFRVGVGLDPGGDALIERALGRTDFSHLDPTEACARVRCPTTVVHGRDDDVIPFSQAERLHALIPDSRLILTGLYAHTGHGGLGPRAMVDELGAMVGILDAICATAQITE; encoded by the coding sequence ATGCGAGGAAGCGAGCGCTTTCACGGCTGGCTCTACCTCCCCCGGCGCACCCGCGGCGCGCTCTTGCTCGTGCCGGGCTTGCACTACCTCGGCCCCGCCGACGCGCGCCTCGACCGCTTCCTCGCCATCCTCGCCGACGCCGGCATCCTCGCCTTCTGCCCTTTCCTGCCCGAGTTCCGCCGCCTGCGCGTGGGCCCGAGCCTCGTCCCCGACACCGGCGTCGCCTGGGAGACCTTCCTCGCGCTGCCGGAGCTGCCGCGCGGGCTCCGGCCCGGCGCCTTCAGCATCAGCTTCGGCTCCATGCCCGCCGTTCACCTCGCCGCGCGCGAGGACGGCCCGGCCGCGCTGACCCTCTTCGGCGGCTACGCGTCGTTCGAGGACACCATCCGCTTCTCCCTCGCGGGCGAGGACGGCCAGGCCTACGACCCCACCAACCGCCCCGTCGTCTTCCTCAACGCGCTCGGGGCGCTCGACGGCGAGCCCGACGATGCCGAGCCGCTCCGCCGCGCCTGGATCACCTACGTGCGCCGCACCTGGGGCCGCCCCGCGCTCAAGGACGGGGGCTGGCGCGGCGTGGCCGAGGAGATCGCGCGCGCCCTGCCCGACGACGCCCGGCCGCTCTTCCGCGTGGGCGTGGGCCTCGACCCCGGCGGCGACGCGCTGATCGAGCGAGCGCTCGGGCGGACCGACTTCTCCCACCTCGACCCGACCGAGGCCTGCGCGCGCGTGCGCTGCCCCACCACCGTCGTGCACGGCCGCGACGACGACGTGATCCCCTTCAGCCAGGCCGAGCGGCTCCACGCGCTCATCCCCGACTCCAGGCTGATCCTCACCGGCCTCTACGCGCACACCGGTCACGGCGGGCTCGGACCTCGCGCCATGGTGGACGAGCTGGGCGCGATGGTCGGCATCCTCGACGCGATCTGCGCGACGGCCCAGATCACGGAGTAG
- a CDS encoding serine/threonine-protein kinase — translation MATQPSRGLDPHASEESRHLLQQRLALLGLVTLCLSGSFLAVALVAEWALLGVDALAAHVQSPRRLLNLAGAAVSALVWLVARAGHRTPTQLLVIDVAGTVAAVVPYTLMSLLGQEGMAGVLLIALTVMLVLQTRALLVPSDARRTFFISAAAAALSMALALGAYAGGEAELGGLSVADLALNLAMWLAIIVAVSTVASWVLFGLRAQVREARRLGQYTLLDKIGEGGMGVVYRARHALLRRPTAVKLLPPERAAGLALRRFEKEVQLTASLVHPNTVTIFDFGHTPDGVFYYAMEYLDGGDLEDIVEVAGPMCPARAVHVLVQIASGLAEAHEIGLIHRDIKPANVLLASEGAVADLAKLVDFGLVRETYADTAQGLTQTDSVMGTPLYLAPEAITDPKDVDARVDIYALGGVGYYLLTGEHVFEGRTVVEICGHHLHSAPVPPSERLGQALPEMLEEILMRCLAKAPDERPASAEELRDLLLGCEGVGAWRSADARAWWAEHGDAVRSRKASGGVVSSSADTIAVDLQSRDQPRRSG, via the coding sequence ATGGCCACGCAGCCGAGCCGAGGCCTGGATCCGCACGCGTCGGAGGAGAGCCGTCATCTGCTCCAGCAGCGGCTCGCGTTGCTCGGCCTGGTGACGCTCTGCCTCAGCGGGAGCTTCCTGGCCGTGGCGCTGGTGGCGGAGTGGGCGCTCCTCGGCGTCGACGCGCTGGCCGCGCACGTGCAGTCGCCGCGGCGGCTTTTGAACCTGGCCGGCGCCGCGGTCAGCGCGCTCGTGTGGCTCGTGGCGCGGGCCGGACACCGGACCCCCACCCAGCTGCTCGTCATCGACGTCGCCGGCACCGTGGCCGCGGTCGTGCCCTACACGCTGATGTCGCTCCTCGGTCAGGAGGGCATGGCCGGCGTGCTGCTCATCGCGCTCACCGTGATGCTGGTGCTGCAGACCCGCGCGCTCCTCGTGCCCAGCGACGCGCGGCGGACCTTCTTCATCAGCGCCGCCGCGGCCGCGCTGTCGATGGCCCTCGCGCTGGGCGCGTACGCCGGAGGAGAGGCGGAGCTGGGCGGCCTCTCCGTCGCGGACCTCGCGCTCAACCTCGCGATGTGGCTCGCGATCATCGTCGCGGTCTCCACCGTGGCGTCGTGGGTGCTGTTCGGGTTGCGCGCGCAGGTGCGGGAGGCGCGGAGGCTCGGCCAGTACACCCTGCTCGACAAGATCGGCGAGGGCGGCATGGGGGTCGTCTACCGGGCGCGCCACGCGCTCCTGCGCCGGCCCACCGCGGTCAAGCTCTTGCCGCCCGAGCGGGCCGCCGGGCTCGCGCTCCGCCGCTTCGAGAAGGAGGTGCAGCTGACCGCCTCCCTCGTGCACCCCAACACCGTGACCATCTTCGACTTCGGTCACACCCCGGACGGGGTCTTCTACTACGCGATGGAGTACCTCGACGGCGGGGACCTCGAGGACATCGTCGAGGTCGCGGGGCCCATGTGCCCGGCGCGCGCGGTCCACGTGCTCGTCCAGATCGCCTCCGGGCTGGCCGAGGCGCACGAGATCGGGCTCATCCACCGGGACATCAAGCCGGCCAACGTGCTGCTGGCGAGCGAAGGCGCGGTCGCGGATCTCGCCAAGCTCGTCGACTTCGGGCTCGTCCGCGAGACCTACGCCGACACCGCGCAGGGGCTGACGCAGACCGACTCCGTGATGGGCACGCCGCTCTACCTCGCCCCGGAGGCCATCACGGACCCGAAGGACGTGGACGCGCGGGTGGACATCTACGCCCTCGGCGGCGTGGGCTACTACCTCCTGACGGGCGAGCACGTGTTCGAGGGACGCACGGTGGTCGAGATCTGCGGCCACCACCTGCACAGCGCGCCCGTCCCGCCCTCCGAGCGGCTCGGCCAGGCGCTGCCGGAGATGCTCGAGGAGATCCTGATGCGCTGCCTCGCGAAGGCGCCCGACGAGCGTCCCGCGAGCGCGGAGGAGCTCCGAGACCTGCTCCTGGGATGCGAAGGGGTGGGGGCGTGGAGGAGCGCCGACGCGCGCGCGTGGTGGGCCGAGCACGGAGACGCCGTCCGCTCCCGCAAGGCATCGGGGGGGGTGGTCAGCAGCTCGGCCGACACCATCGCCGTCGACCTCCAGAGCCGAGACCAGCCCCGCCGTTCGGGCTGA
- a CDS encoding SRPBCC family protein, translating into MKKKIALGILAALGLAVAGLLVAAAMQPDSFRVERSRELAASPEQIRPQLTDLERWAEWNPWADLDPNQQTTFSDPASGEGAWYRWEGNDDVGKGKMEIASVTDGAVRYHLEFIEPFASESEVEIQLEPQGERTRVVWIMTGDNDFMGKLFSLFMDMDEMIGADFERGLERLEGAATAG; encoded by the coding sequence ATGAAGAAGAAGATCGCCCTCGGGATCCTGGCCGCGCTCGGCCTCGCGGTCGCGGGCCTGCTCGTGGCCGCGGCCATGCAGCCCGACTCGTTCCGCGTGGAGCGCAGCCGTGAGCTCGCCGCGTCCCCGGAGCAGATCCGCCCGCAGCTGACGGACCTCGAGCGCTGGGCCGAGTGGAACCCCTGGGCCGATCTCGATCCGAACCAGCAGACCACCTTCTCCGACCCCGCCTCGGGCGAGGGGGCCTGGTATCGCTGGGAGGGCAACGACGACGTCGGCAAGGGCAAGATGGAGATCGCGTCGGTCACCGACGGCGCCGTCCGCTATCACCTCGAGTTCATCGAGCCCTTCGCCTCGGAGTCCGAGGTCGAGATCCAGCTCGAGCCGCAGGGGGAGCGGACCCGGGTGGTCTGGATCATGACCGGCGACAACGACTTCATGGGGAAGCTCTTCAGCCTCTTCATGGACATGGACGAGATGATCGGCGCCGACTTCGAGCGCGGCCTCGAGCGCCTCGAGGGCGCGGCTACCGCGGGCTGA
- a CDS encoding glutathione S-transferase N-terminal domain-containing protein, which translates to MAELITIPFSHYCEKARWALDRAGVEYEERRYLPGFHVRPARRAARGRGRADAHSSAASTPILVMGADSICGSSAIVRHAEPALFSSPEVEALVERYDDALGPHTRRIAYWFILGQRGLFQRLADDNAPRAQAWALRLALPLLGSRLRARLKVDRPGFERSVVRVDAIADEVAAQLADGRPYLTGDTFTAADLTFAALFSPVILPGPDRYGATLPPLELFSDEGRATVERYRAHPAGQFAARMFDAHRRGP; encoded by the coding sequence ATGGCCGAGCTCATCACGATCCCGTTCTCGCACTACTGTGAGAAAGCGCGCTGGGCCCTGGACCGGGCCGGCGTCGAGTATGAAGAGCGGCGCTACTTGCCAGGCTTCCACGTGCGACCGGCGAGACGCGCGGCCCGCGGTCGAGGGCGGGCCGACGCGCACTCGAGCGCCGCCTCCACCCCCATCCTGGTGATGGGCGCGGACTCGATCTGCGGCTCCTCGGCCATCGTGCGGCACGCCGAGCCCGCGCTCTTCTCGAGCCCGGAGGTCGAAGCCCTGGTCGAGCGCTACGACGACGCGCTCGGGCCGCACACCCGGCGCATCGCCTACTGGTTCATCCTCGGGCAGCGCGGGCTGTTCCAGCGGCTGGCGGACGACAACGCCCCGCGAGCGCAGGCGTGGGCGCTGCGGCTGGCGCTCCCGCTGCTCGGCTCGCGGCTCCGCGCGCGCCTGAAGGTCGACCGCCCCGGGTTCGAGCGCTCCGTCGTCCGCGTGGACGCGATCGCCGACGAGGTCGCGGCGCAGCTCGCGGATGGCCGGCCGTACCTGACGGGGGACACCTTCACCGCGGCCGACCTCACGTTCGCGGCCCTCTTCTCTCCCGTGATCTTGCCCGGCCCCGACCGCTACGGAGCCACGCTGCCCCCGCTCGAGCTCTTCTCTGACGAGGGCCGCGCGACCGTCGAGCGCTACCGCGCGCACCCGGCCGGGCAGTTCGCGGCGCGCATGTTCGACGCCCACCGGCGAGGCCCCTGA
- a CDS encoding SLC13 family permease: protein MTSPSSSIAPSRTRVLAGAIGAPLTFVVLWIAPLPLEEPAHRLAAIFGAVLVAWVTEVVPIAVTALLIAPLLVVTGVAEAKESFRHYADPLLYLFVGGFFIAEAMRLHGLDRRIAKAIVTSRGVRGLPGRVRVALMIAGGLLSMWISNTASTAILVPILLGMLGGRKADPKSDTGALLALAYGCSIGGLGTLIGSPPNVITVRLLREADVSLSFVDWSLVGLPAVILIGAAIFYVTRWLYPTGGRFEAHDDPDGTHHEPFEDVPEAWSRGERVTALAFGLAVAGWIIPGVGSAVGMPHADAIKAALHPGVVALLASSVLFVVPDPEHGRTLPWSQAVKIDWGIILLFGGGIALGTQLVETGLAAAMSHGFVELTGIESLWTLTAACCLFTIFFTEVCSNTASANMLVPLVIAIAVELEVSPIPPALAVGLAASCAFMLPIATGPNAIVYSTGRVAQPEMIRTGLILNLLSAVLVFGLLRILCPLLGWA, encoded by the coding sequence GTGACGTCACCCTCGTCGTCCATCGCGCCCAGCCGGACGCGCGTCCTCGCGGGCGCCATCGGCGCGCCCCTCACGTTCGTGGTGCTGTGGATCGCGCCGCTGCCGCTCGAGGAGCCCGCGCATCGCCTCGCCGCCATCTTCGGCGCGGTGCTCGTCGCCTGGGTGACCGAGGTCGTGCCCATCGCGGTCACCGCCCTGCTCATCGCGCCGCTCCTCGTGGTGACCGGCGTCGCGGAGGCGAAGGAGTCCTTCCGCCACTACGCGGACCCGCTCCTCTATCTCTTCGTGGGCGGCTTCTTCATCGCCGAGGCGATGCGCCTCCATGGCCTGGACCGCCGCATCGCCAAGGCCATCGTCACCTCGCGGGGCGTGCGCGGCTTGCCCGGGCGCGTCCGCGTCGCGCTCATGATCGCGGGCGGGCTCCTCTCGATGTGGATCTCGAACACCGCGTCGACCGCGATCCTCGTGCCGATCCTGCTTGGCATGCTCGGGGGGCGAAAGGCGGACCCGAAGTCGGACACGGGCGCGCTCCTCGCCCTCGCCTACGGCTGCTCCATCGGCGGCCTGGGCACGCTCATCGGCAGCCCGCCCAACGTCATCACGGTGCGGCTCCTGCGCGAGGCCGACGTCTCGCTGAGCTTCGTCGATTGGTCCCTGGTGGGGCTGCCGGCCGTGATCCTGATCGGCGCGGCCATCTTCTACGTCACGCGCTGGCTGTACCCGACCGGCGGGCGCTTCGAGGCGCACGACGATCCCGACGGAACGCACCACGAGCCCTTCGAGGACGTGCCCGAGGCGTGGAGCCGGGGCGAGCGGGTGACGGCGCTGGCGTTCGGGCTCGCGGTCGCGGGGTGGATCATCCCGGGCGTCGGCAGCGCGGTGGGCATGCCGCACGCGGACGCGATCAAGGCGGCGCTGCACCCGGGCGTCGTCGCGCTGCTCGCCTCCTCGGTCCTCTTCGTGGTGCCCGACCCCGAGCACGGTCGCACCCTCCCCTGGTCGCAGGCGGTGAAGATCGACTGGGGCATCATCCTCCTGTTCGGCGGGGGCATCGCGCTCGGCACGCAGCTCGTCGAGACCGGGCTGGCGGCCGCGATGAGCCACGGCTTCGTCGAGCTGACCGGCATCGAGTCGCTCTGGACGCTGACGGCCGCGTGCTGCCTCTTCACCATCTTCTTCACCGAGGTCTGCTCCAACACCGCGTCGGCCAACATGCTCGTCCCGCTCGTGATCGCGATCGCGGTCGAGCTGGAGGTCTCGCCCATCCCTCCGGCGCTCGCGGTGGGGCTCGCGGCGAGCTGCGCGTTCATGCTCCCCATCGCGACGGGCCCGAACGCGATCGTCTACAGCACCGGCCGGGTGGCGCAGCCCGAGATGATCCGCACGGGCCTGATCCTCAACCTCCTCTCCGCCGTCCTCGTCTTCGGTCTGCTCCGGATCCTCTGCCCGCTCCTCGGCTGGGCCTGA
- a CDS encoding class I SAM-dependent methyltransferase — MTHDPNEPLPHDFDWNELYAGDERDYMPPDPLMVELIEALEPGHALDVGCGAGGLLAAMAERGWVISGIDVAANAIEAARRVLGQRGADATLEVADAATWRPPRTYDLVTNCFAMPMLRAQQVRAFETLREAVAPGGHVIIEELDPQMSRLAAFAGFDHISVEHLWEAFAGFEILRAEVVPTPAHDHGQGSLLDERWTASLLVARRPG, encoded by the coding sequence ATGACGCACGACCCGAACGAGCCCTTGCCGCACGACTTCGACTGGAACGAGCTCTACGCCGGCGACGAGCGAGACTACATGCCGCCCGACCCTCTGATGGTCGAGCTGATCGAGGCGCTCGAGCCCGGCCACGCGCTCGACGTGGGGTGCGGCGCGGGAGGTCTGCTCGCGGCGATGGCCGAGCGAGGCTGGGTGATCTCGGGCATCGACGTCGCCGCCAACGCGATCGAGGCCGCGCGACGCGTATTGGGACAGCGCGGCGCGGACGCGACGCTGGAGGTCGCCGACGCGGCGACCTGGCGTCCTCCTCGGACGTATGATCTGGTCACCAATTGTTTCGCCATGCCGATGCTGCGGGCCCAGCAGGTTCGCGCGTTCGAGACCCTGCGCGAGGCCGTCGCGCCCGGGGGTCACGTCATCATCGAGGAGCTCGATCCGCAGATGAGCCGACTCGCTGCGTTCGCCGGCTTCGACCACATCTCCGTCGAGCACCTATGGGAGGCCTTCGCCGGGTTCGAGATCCTGCGCGCTGAAGTGGTCCCGACCCCCGCTCACGATCACGGGCAGGGATCACTCCTCGACGAGCGCTGGACCGCGTCGTTGCTCGTGGCGCGCCGCCCGGGATGA